In Phaeobacter inhibens DSM 16374, the following proteins share a genomic window:
- a CDS encoding tetratricopeptide repeat protein: MVAKFSNLKAIVAATSLTVLFSVPLQARAESPADEAGLLAALAKADPDEAISLDRSLQALWGSSGSPAMDLLLKRGKDALDRGDTRIAIEHLTALTDHAPGFATGWYERARAYFTAGLFGPAVADLEQTLMLNPNDYNAIFALGAMFEQFNDPQNAYEAYKRAQAIHPHHEAITNALDRLKTTVEGREL; the protein is encoded by the coding sequence ATGGTTGCAAAATTCTCCAATCTCAAAGCTATCGTGGCGGCAACGTCTTTGACAGTCCTGTTTTCCGTGCCTTTACAGGCGCGGGCGGAGTCCCCTGCGGATGAGGCCGGATTGCTTGCGGCCTTGGCCAAAGCTGATCCGGACGAGGCGATCAGCCTGGACAGGTCTTTACAGGCCCTCTGGGGGAGCAGTGGGTCTCCGGCGATGGACCTTTTGCTGAAACGTGGCAAAGACGCGCTCGACCGGGGCGACACCCGCATTGCTATCGAGCACCTGACAGCGCTGACGGATCATGCGCCCGGATTTGCTACTGGCTGGTATGAACGTGCGCGGGCCTATTTTACTGCGGGGCTTTTTGGGCCAGCGGTGGCTGATCTGGAGCAAACGCTGATGTTGAACCCCAATGACTACAACGCGATCTTTGCGCTGGGGGCGATGTTCGAACAGTTCAATGATCCGCAGAACGCCTATGAGGCCTATAAAAGGGCGCAGGCTATACATCCGCATCACGAGGCGATAACCAACGCGCTCGACCGGCTGAAGACCACGGTTGAAGGCAGAGAGCTGTAA
- a CDS encoding SCP2 sterol-binding domain-containing protein, translating into MSETLTQAAETLNEKMDGGFDGSAKFDITGMGTIMLDQNGARVADEEAEVTMTADAETFQSIIEGDLNPTTAFMSGKLTIDGDMGTAMKLASAMA; encoded by the coding sequence ATGAGCGAAACGCTGACCCAAGCAGCAGAAACGCTGAACGAAAAAATGGACGGCGGCTTTGATGGCTCCGCCAAATTCGACATCACCGGGATGGGCACGATCATGCTCGACCAGAATGGTGCGCGCGTCGCAGACGAAGAAGCAGAAGTCACCATGACCGCCGATGCCGAGACGTTCCAGTCGATCATCGAAGGGGATTTGAACCCCACCACAGCTTTCATGAGCGGCAAGCTGACCATCGATGGTGACATGGGCACCGCGATGAAGCTGGCATCGGCAATGGCCTGA
- a CDS encoding alpha/beta hydrolase has protein sequence MDAHLMDLTPAPFFADIARGPDGGQAHWVTTSDGLRIRVGHWHPDGAKKGTLLLFPGRTEYIEKYGAAAQDLANRGYATLAVDWRGQGLADRLLPERLLGHVVAFRDFQKDVDAAVDLAERLALPKPWFVLGHSMGGAIGLRAVMEGLPVKACVFSAPMWGIQIPPALRPVARLLSAMGDRFGIGAMRTPTTTLAPYVQASPFEGNSLTNDAEMYRLMQDQLAAQPDLSLGGPTVRWLGESLRECADLAQLPSPALPCITFLGTQEQIVNTAAIHDRMARWPGGELDLVEGAQHEVMMEGAETRRTIFDKMTRLFDQYAD, from the coding sequence ATGGACGCGCACCTGATGGATCTGACCCCCGCCCCATTCTTTGCCGATATCGCGCGAGGACCCGACGGCGGGCAGGCTCATTGGGTGACCACCAGCGATGGCCTGCGCATCCGCGTGGGCCATTGGCACCCGGATGGTGCCAAAAAAGGCACGTTGCTACTGTTTCCGGGACGCACCGAATATATTGAGAAATACGGCGCGGCCGCCCAGGACCTGGCCAATCGCGGCTATGCCACACTGGCGGTTGACTGGCGCGGTCAGGGGCTTGCTGACCGGCTGCTGCCCGAGCGCCTTCTGGGCCATGTTGTTGCGTTTAGAGATTTTCAGAAAGATGTCGACGCGGCTGTAGATCTGGCCGAGCGGCTGGCGTTGCCAAAACCCTGGTTTGTACTTGGGCACTCCATGGGCGGGGCTATAGGGCTTCGCGCCGTGATGGAGGGGCTGCCAGTTAAGGCCTGCGTGTTTTCCGCCCCGATGTGGGGCATTCAGATCCCCCCGGCCCTGCGCCCTGTGGCGCGGCTGCTCAGCGCAATGGGCGACCGGTTCGGCATCGGCGCGATGCGGACCCCGACAACCACGCTTGCGCCCTATGTGCAGGCCAGCCCGTTTGAAGGCAATTCGCTCACCAATGATGCAGAGATGTATCGTCTCATGCAGGACCAGCTTGCTGCACAGCCGGATCTGTCGCTCGGCGGGCCAACGGTGCGATGGTTGGGTGAGAGTTTGCGTGAATGCGCTGATCTCGCCCAATTGCCCTCGCCCGCGCTGCCCTGCATCACCTTCCTCGGGACACAGGAGCAGATCGTCAACACCGCAGCCATCCACGATCGCATGGCCCGCTGGCCCGGTGGGGAACTGGATCTGGTCGAGGGCGCGCAGCACGAGGTGATGATGGAAGGGGCTGAAACACGCCGCACCATTTTTGACAAGATGACGCGGCTGTTTGACCAATACGCCGACTAG
- a CDS encoding M3 family oligoendopeptidase, whose translation MINAPFLDRDLMRDVNANAAGGAGPDGLGNLPEWDLSDLYTSENASELERDLAWLDGECASFAADYEGKLADLDADGLLTCVLRNEKINAIAGRIMSFAGLRYYQLTTDAGRAKFMSDMQEKITIFTTPLVFFTLEINRLEDAVLESHFAANSDLARYKPIFDRIRAMKPYQLSDELEKFLHDLGVVGDAWERLFDETIAGLTFTVDGEELNIEGTLNLLTEQDRSKREAAARELARVFSDNIKIFARVHNTQAKEKEILDRWRGMPSPQMGRHLSNHVEPEVVEALREAVVAAYPKLSHRYYELKRKWLGLDRMQVWDRNAPLPMETSRTVNWDEARKMVMDAYSAFDPRMGDLAEPFFDKGWIDAAVKPGKAPGAFAHPTVTDVHPYVMLNYLGKPRDVMTLAHELGHGVHQVLAADQGEMLSSTPLTLAETASVFGEMLTFRKMLENAKDKTERKILLAGKVEDMINTVVRQIAFYDFECKLHAARAEGELTPDDINALWMSVQAESLGEAFDFMEGYETFWTYVPHFVHSPFYVYAYAFGDGLVNALYSVYAEGAEGFEDKYFEMLKAGGSKHHKELLAPFGLDASDPTFWDKGLSMISDMIDELEAMED comes from the coding sequence ATGATCAACGCTCCCTTCCTTGACCGCGACCTGATGCGAGACGTCAACGCCAATGCTGCAGGTGGGGCCGGGCCGGATGGGCTGGGCAATCTGCCCGAATGGGACCTCAGCGATCTCTATACCTCCGAGAATGCGTCTGAGCTGGAACGGGACCTGGCTTGGCTTGACGGGGAGTGCGCCAGCTTCGCCGCCGATTACGAAGGTAAGCTGGCTGATCTGGACGCTGATGGTCTGCTCACCTGTGTGCTGCGCAATGAAAAGATCAATGCGATTGCTGGCCGGATCATGTCCTTTGCCGGATTGCGTTATTACCAGCTGACCACGGACGCCGGCCGGGCAAAGTTCATGTCCGACATGCAGGAGAAGATCACCATCTTCACCACGCCGCTGGTGTTCTTCACGCTGGAGATCAACCGGCTTGAGGATGCTGTGTTGGAGAGCCACTTCGCCGCCAACAGTGATCTGGCCCGCTATAAGCCGATCTTCGACCGGATCCGCGCAATGAAACCCTATCAGCTATCGGATGAGCTGGAGAAATTCCTGCATGATCTCGGTGTGGTCGGGGATGCTTGGGAGCGGCTGTTTGACGAGACGATTGCCGGTCTCACCTTCACCGTGGATGGCGAAGAGCTGAACATTGAGGGCACGCTCAATCTCCTGACTGAGCAGGACCGCAGCAAACGCGAGGCCGCGGCGCGGGAGTTGGCGCGGGTTTTCTCCGACAACATCAAGATCTTCGCCCGCGTTCACAACACCCAGGCCAAGGAGAAGGAAATTCTCGACCGCTGGCGTGGGATGCCGTCGCCGCAAATGGGTCGCCACCTCTCCAACCACGTCGAGCCGGAGGTCGTGGAGGCACTGCGCGAAGCAGTGGTTGCGGCCTACCCCAAGCTGTCGCACCGCTATTATGAGCTGAAGCGCAAATGGCTGGGGCTGGACCGGATGCAGGTCTGGGACCGCAACGCGCCGCTGCCGATGGAGACCTCGCGTACCGTGAACTGGGACGAGGCACGCAAGATGGTGATGGATGCCTACAGCGCCTTTGACCCCCGCATGGGCGATCTGGCCGAGCCGTTTTTCGACAAGGGTTGGATTGATGCCGCGGTGAAACCGGGCAAGGCGCCCGGCGCATTTGCCCACCCGACCGTGACCGACGTGCACCCCTATGTGATGCTGAACTATCTCGGCAAACCGCGCGACGTGATGACCCTTGCGCATGAGCTGGGGCACGGCGTGCATCAGGTGCTGGCGGCCGATCAGGGTGAGATGCTATCTTCAACACCGCTCACACTGGCTGAGACTGCCTCTGTCTTTGGCGAGATGCTGACCTTCCGCAAGATGCTGGAAAACGCCAAGGATAAGACTGAGCGCAAGATCCTGCTGGCAGGCAAGGTCGAGGACATGATCAACACCGTCGTGCGCCAGATCGCGTTTTATGACTTTGAGTGCAAACTGCACGCCGCCCGCGCCGAGGGGGAACTGACGCCAGACGATATCAACGCGCTGTGGATGTCAGTGCAGGCCGAAAGCCTTGGCGAGGCCTTTGACTTCATGGAGGGCTATGAAACCTTCTGGACCTATGTGCCGCATTTCGTCCACTCCCCTTTCTACGTCTACGCCTATGCCTTTGGCGATGGCCTCGTAAATGCCCTCTATTCGGTCTATGCCGAGGGGGCTGAAGGATTTGAGGACAAGTACTTCGAGATGCTGAAGGCTGGTGGATCCAAACACCACAAGGAACTGCTGGCGCCCTTTGGCCTTGATGCTTCTGATCCCACGTTCTGGGACAAGGGGTTGAGCATGATCTCCGATATGATCGACGAATTGGAGGCGATGGAGGACTGA
- a CDS encoding DksA/TraR family C4-type zinc finger protein: MAGGWARDGAVSEQIEASISDELARLKSRPAPVGESLTHCADCEEPIPEPRRKAIPGVKLCIECQQDRDSAYSARGGINRRGSKDSQLK; the protein is encoded by the coding sequence ATGGCTGGAGGATGGGCGCGCGATGGCGCGGTGAGCGAGCAGATCGAGGCTTCAATCAGTGATGAACTGGCGCGGCTTAAATCTCGGCCTGCGCCCGTCGGTGAGAGCCTGACCCATTGCGCGGATTGCGAAGAACCAATTCCGGAGCCCCGCCGCAAGGCCATTCCGGGGGTAAAGCTCTGTATTGAGTGCCAGCAGGATCGCGACAGCGCCTACAGCGCGCGGGGCGGCATTAACCGGCGTGGCAGCAAGGATAGCCAGCTCAAATAA
- a CDS encoding glutathione S-transferase family protein has translation MLTIHCLAYSRAIRLIWLMEDLGQPYTVVTYDRTASFRAPDSLAKVHPLGKSPVIEDGDTMIAESATCLRYISDQYGDTQHRPSPGTAEAVHHDELLDYVESSFAEVAMGVLLPVLKSEEAGDEAKRAMAQHLDYLTQNLPEQGLLFGDTATLADIQFSYILANLAAIGALEDAPRVARYWTDLQKQPGYQAAVAKVGPMAPSF, from the coding sequence ATGCTAACGATACATTGCCTCGCCTACTCGCGCGCAATCCGCCTGATCTGGCTGATGGAGGATCTGGGGCAGCCCTACACTGTCGTAACCTATGATCGCACCGCTTCCTTCAGAGCGCCGGACAGTCTGGCCAAAGTACATCCGTTGGGCAAATCACCCGTGATCGAGGATGGCGACACAATGATCGCGGAATCCGCGACCTGCCTGCGCTACATTTCCGACCAGTATGGTGATACGCAGCACCGCCCCTCTCCCGGGACCGCAGAAGCGGTGCACCACGACGAATTGCTAGACTATGTCGAAAGCTCCTTTGCCGAAGTTGCCATGGGCGTACTACTGCCTGTCCTGAAGAGCGAAGAGGCCGGTGACGAAGCCAAACGTGCCATGGCTCAGCACCTTGACTATCTCACCCAGAACCTCCCGGAACAGGGGCTGCTGTTTGGGGACACCGCCACCCTGGCAGATATCCAGTTTTCGTACATCCTTGCCAATCTGGCAGCGATTGGTGCGCTAGAGGACGCGCCTCGGGTGGCGCGCTACTGGACCGATCTGCAGAAACAGCCTGGCTATCAGGCCGCAGTGGCCAAGGTGGGGCCAATGGCTCCGTCTTTCTGA
- a CDS encoding SDR family oxidoreductase — MQVLVAGATGNTGRRVVEKLQRLGHHPIALIREGSDTSILPRGTTTRHGDLTDLPAEACNGCDSVVFAAGSGGDTSAEMTEKVDRDGAKALIDLAKHAGVSKFVMLSTIGADNPKPDSDLAHYLQAKHDADEHLMRSGLDYAILRPVRLTDGDGSGDMLFGEEVDPEGIAARGDVAATLADAVSNPSWTDKAARMQSL; from the coding sequence ATGCAAGTTCTCGTAGCCGGTGCCACTGGCAATACTGGTCGCCGTGTCGTTGAAAAACTCCAGCGCCTCGGCCACCACCCCATCGCCCTGATCCGCGAAGGGTCGGACACAAGCATCCTGCCGCGGGGCACAACCACCCGACACGGCGACCTCACGGATTTGCCTGCGGAGGCCTGCAACGGATGCGATAGCGTTGTTTTTGCAGCCGGATCCGGCGGTGACACCTCGGCGGAAATGACTGAGAAGGTAGACCGCGATGGTGCAAAAGCACTGATCGATCTGGCAAAGCATGCGGGCGTTTCCAAATTCGTCATGCTCAGCACCATCGGCGCGGATAATCCCAAGCCGGACAGCGACCTTGCCCATTATTTGCAGGCCAAACATGACGCAGATGAACACCTGATGCGGTCGGGACTGGACTACGCAATCCTGCGCCCGGTTCGCCTAACTGATGGCGATGGCAGCGGCGACATGCTTTTTGGTGAGGAGGTCGATCCCGAGGGCATCGCCGCGCGCGGCGATGTTGCCGCAACTCTTGCAGATGCAGTCAGCAACCCGTCGTGGACAGACAAGGCCGCACGGATGCAGTCGCTGTAA
- a CDS encoding ABC transporter ATP-binding protein yields the protein MTGVTLAKAVKKYGDVQVIHDVDLSIDDGEFCVFVGPSGCGKSTLLRMIAGLEETSSGNIHIGEREVTRLDAADRGVAMVFQSYALYPHMTVEDNMGFGLKMNGHPKEKIREKVTEASRILKLDDYLKRKPKALSGGQRQRVAIGRAIVRGPEVFLFDEPLSNLDAELRVDMRVEIARLHKEIGATMIYVTHDQVEAMTLADKIVVLRAGRVEQVGSPMELYADPDNRFVAGFIGSPSMNFLEGTVQGDGVVVPALENRRVATSVALPADGSKVLLGLRPQHLSVTAADSSLVLDLRERLGGVSYDYLSTPTGEKLIVETRGDEALPEGTAVALGFDDADAYIFDGATEQRLR from the coding sequence ATGACAGGGGTCACTTTGGCCAAGGCCGTCAAGAAATATGGAGATGTGCAGGTGATCCATGATGTGGATCTCAGCATTGACGACGGCGAATTTTGTGTCTTCGTTGGTCCGTCGGGGTGCGGGAAATCGACATTGTTGCGGATGATTGCCGGGCTGGAGGAAACCAGCAGCGGTAATATTCATATCGGCGAACGGGAGGTGACTCGCCTTGACGCGGCCGATCGCGGCGTTGCGATGGTCTTCCAGTCCTACGCGCTCTACCCGCATATGACGGTGGAGGACAACATGGGCTTTGGACTGAAGATGAACGGTCACCCCAAGGAGAAGATCCGGGAAAAAGTGACCGAAGCCAGCCGTATTCTGAAGCTGGACGACTATCTCAAACGCAAGCCCAAGGCCCTGTCAGGCGGTCAGCGTCAGCGGGTTGCGATCGGCCGTGCGATTGTGCGGGGGCCTGAGGTGTTTCTATTCGACGAACCGCTGTCCAATCTTGACGCCGAATTGCGGGTCGACATGCGGGTCGAGATCGCCCGCCTGCACAAGGAAATCGGCGCGACGATGATCTATGTGACCCATGACCAGGTCGAAGCGATGACACTGGCAGATAAAATTGTGGTGCTGCGTGCCGGACGTGTAGAGCAGGTCGGCAGCCCGATGGAGCTTTATGCAGATCCTGATAACCGTTTCGTTGCGGGCTTTATCGGCTCACCCAGCATGAACTTCCTTGAAGGCACCGTGCAGGGGGACGGCGTCGTTGTGCCCGCGCTTGAGAACCGCCGTGTTGCGACCTCCGTGGCCCTGCCAGCAGATGGCAGCAAGGTTCTGTTGGGTCTGCGCCCACAGCATCTGAGCGTGACAGCTGCGGACAGCAGCTTGGTTCTGGACCTCAGGGAGCGTCTTGGCGGTGTGTCCTACGACTACCTGAGCACGCCAACCGGTGAAAAGCTCATTGTTGAAACCCGCGGTGACGAAGCCTTACCGGAGGGAACGGCGGTTGCCTTGGGCTTTGACGATGCGGATGCATACATCTTCGACGGGGCGACAGAGCAGCGCCTGCGGTAG
- a CDS encoding IclR family transcriptional regulator gives MARAAPQSREADGTVGKALAVLDQIAEAGRPMRFGEVLAASDHPKATLYRLVQTLTNQGMLSYDETHQTYAPGLRLVRLAHAAWRQSALAPVARPYLDQLSADVGETIHLAQLDRGQVLYVDKRNAETPIEMFSQAGKIGPGYCTGVGKAMIAHLSAEAQADAIRRQAFFAHTAHTLATPEALLTELAEIRHDGVAFDREEHEPGIICIAAPILSEAGKVMGGLSITSSVQRQSLEGLTALRPALLQTAKDIATAAETWQFPS, from the coding sequence ATGGCGAGAGCTGCGCCCCAATCACGAGAGGCGGATGGGACCGTCGGCAAGGCGCTTGCGGTGCTGGATCAGATCGCCGAGGCTGGCCGCCCGATGCGGTTTGGCGAGGTGCTGGCCGCATCCGATCATCCGAAAGCAACGCTTTACCGGCTGGTCCAGACCCTGACCAATCAGGGGATGTTGTCCTACGACGAGACCCACCAGACATACGCGCCGGGCCTGCGGTTGGTGCGGCTGGCCCACGCGGCTTGGCGGCAAAGCGCACTGGCACCTGTGGCACGTCCTTATCTGGATCAGCTGTCTGCTGATGTGGGGGAAACCATTCATCTGGCGCAGCTTGATCGCGGGCAGGTGCTTTATGTCGACAAGCGCAATGCAGAAACGCCGATTGAAATGTTCAGCCAGGCAGGAAAGATCGGGCCGGGCTATTGCACCGGTGTTGGCAAGGCAATGATTGCCCATCTGTCTGCCGAGGCGCAGGCCGACGCGATTCGCAGGCAGGCGTTTTTTGCCCACACCGCTCACACCCTTGCGACACCTGAGGCGCTGCTGACCGAGCTTGCCGAGATCCGCCATGATGGCGTGGCCTTTGACCGAGAAGAGCATGAACCGGGTATCATCTGCATCGCCGCACCGATCCTGTCGGAGGCAGGTAAGGTCATGGGCGGGCTGTCGATCACATCATCTGTGCAACGCCAGTCGTTGGAGGGGCTGACAGCCCTGCGTCCGGCGCTGCTGCAAACTGCCAAGGACATCGCGACCGCTGCCGAGACCTGGCAATTTCCAAGTTAA
- a CDS encoding ABC transporter substrate-binding protein, protein MKTLKGTVAGLALSLGLATAAQAELSGTLKIFSDMSNPAPRAVMEQMAEEFDAMHPDLSVELTVIDREAYKTQIRNFLSANPPDVANWYAANRMRPYVSAGLFEDISDLWAEPEIADALASTKGAMTLDGKQWGVPYTYYQWGVYYREDIYNELGLEEPKDWETFKSNCQKILDSGRKCFTIGTKFLWTAGGWFDYLNMRTNGYDFHMALTNGEVAWTDDRVKQTFANWRELIDMGAFIDNHQSYSWQEALPFMVKGEAAAYLMGNFAVAPLREAGLGNDQLDFYQFPSINPDVELAEDAPTDTFHIPSGAQNKEAARAFLRFVVSADNQTKINGGAALGQLPVNSGSSVDDDEMLNQGFEMLSSNSPGGIAQFFDRDAPAEMASVAMEGFQEFMVFPDNLDDILNRLEKARARVY, encoded by the coding sequence ATGAAGACTTTGAAAGGAACGGTTGCGGGTCTGGCTCTCAGCCTTGGCCTGGCCACCGCGGCACAGGCTGAATTGAGTGGCACGCTCAAGATTTTTTCGGACATGTCCAATCCTGCGCCCCGCGCAGTGATGGAACAAATGGCTGAGGAATTCGACGCAATGCACCCCGATCTGTCAGTCGAACTGACCGTGATCGACCGCGAAGCCTATAAGACACAAATCCGCAACTTCCTGTCGGCGAATCCGCCGGATGTGGCCAACTGGTATGCCGCGAACCGCATGCGGCCCTACGTCTCTGCAGGTCTTTTCGAAGATATAAGCGACCTATGGGCAGAGCCTGAAATCGCCGATGCGCTGGCCTCCACGAAAGGCGCGATGACGCTGGATGGTAAGCAATGGGGCGTACCCTACACTTACTACCAGTGGGGCGTTTACTACCGTGAAGACATCTACAATGAGCTCGGCCTTGAAGAGCCCAAGGACTGGGAAACCTTCAAGTCGAACTGCCAGAAGATCCTCGATTCGGGGCGCAAATGCTTCACGATCGGCACCAAGTTCCTGTGGACCGCGGGCGGCTGGTTTGACTACCTGAACATGCGCACGAATGGGTATGACTTCCACATGGCGCTGACCAACGGCGAAGTCGCCTGGACCGATGACCGCGTGAAGCAGACCTTCGCCAACTGGCGCGAACTGATCGACATGGGGGCCTTCATCGACAACCACCAGTCCTACAGCTGGCAGGAAGCCCTGCCGTTTATGGTTAAAGGGGAGGCCGCAGCCTATCTCATGGGCAACTTTGCAGTGGCGCCGCTACGCGAGGCAGGTCTGGGCAACGATCAGCTGGACTTCTACCAGTTCCCCAGCATCAACCCCGATGTTGAATTGGCAGAAGACGCGCCGACGGACACCTTCCATATTCCTTCCGGTGCGCAGAACAAGGAAGCTGCGCGGGCATTCCTGCGCTTCGTCGTGTCAGCTGACAATCAGACCAAAATCAATGGCGGCGCAGCCCTGGGTCAGTTGCCGGTCAACTCCGGCTCCTCCGTCGATGATGACGAGATGCTGAACCAGGGGTTTGAGATGCTGTCGTCCAATTCCCCGGGTGGCATTGCGCAGTTCTTTGATCGCGACGCGCCTGCCGAAATGGCCTCGGTCGCTATGGAAGGGTTCCAGGAGTTCATGGTGTTCCCGGACAACCTAGATGACATCCTGAACCGACTGGAGAAGGCACGCGCGCGCGTCTACTGA
- a CDS encoding carbohydrate ABC transporter permease, protein MNLAPETGSSATSPGASESWLRRNRQALAPWLFLAPGVIFFLFYVIFPILQSFNLSFYRWDGLGDPQFIGMENYRELMDDRAFEVSLWNNLKWLLLYLLAIPAGLFIALFLNQTVTGIRLYKSLFFFPFVISQVVVGLVFSWFYDPTFGLLNQVLAWVGLGPINVLGDPTLVTYGIIIAGLWPQTAYCMILYLTGLNAVDPEQVEAARLDGAKGAKMLWYVIIPQLRPATFVAFVVTIIGALRSFDLISIMTNGGPFGSSRVLSFYMFEKALSEYGFRMGYGAAIAVVLFLIMLCFIAYFLWSMYQDDKGGR, encoded by the coding sequence ATGAACCTCGCTCCAGAAACCGGATCGTCTGCCACCTCACCCGGTGCCAGTGAAAGTTGGCTTAGGCGCAACCGGCAGGCCCTTGCGCCTTGGCTGTTCCTCGCGCCCGGGGTGATCTTCTTTCTGTTCTATGTGATTTTCCCAATTTTGCAGAGCTTCAACCTGTCGTTCTACCGCTGGGATGGTCTGGGGGATCCGCAGTTCATCGGGATGGAAAATTACCGGGAATTGATGGATGATCGCGCATTCGAGGTGTCTCTCTGGAACAATCTCAAATGGCTTCTGCTCTATCTTCTGGCGATCCCGGCCGGCCTGTTCATCGCCTTGTTCCTCAATCAGACCGTGACAGGTATCCGCCTCTACAAATCATTGTTCTTCTTTCCGTTTGTGATCAGCCAAGTGGTTGTAGGATTGGTTTTCAGCTGGTTTTACGACCCCACATTCGGCCTCCTTAATCAGGTGTTGGCCTGGGTCGGCCTTGGTCCGATCAATGTGCTGGGCGATCCGACGCTGGTGACCTATGGCATTATCATTGCCGGCCTCTGGCCCCAGACGGCCTATTGCATGATCCTCTACCTCACTGGCCTCAATGCGGTTGACCCCGAACAGGTCGAGGCGGCGCGTCTGGATGGCGCAAAAGGCGCCAAGATGCTGTGGTATGTGATCATCCCGCAGTTGCGTCCGGCGACCTTCGTGGCGTTTGTCGTAACCATCATCGGCGCGCTGCGCAGTTTTGACCTCATCTCAATCATGACCAACGGCGGCCCATTTGGCTCAAGCCGGGTGCTGTCGTTCTACATGTTCGAAAAAGCCTTGTCCGAATATGGCTTCCGTATGGGCTATGGCGCCGCAATTGCCGTGGTGCTGTTCCTGATCATGCTCTGCTTCATCGCCTATTTCCTGTGGTCCATGTACCAAGACGACAAAGGGGGCCGCTGA
- a CDS encoding carbohydrate ABC transporter permease, protein MFPKPIQNSSRAWQTTYQALVPAALVMWLLPLIAVAIFSIKPEADFTTGNYWGVPSSFEGLSNYGRVFFGSDMPRYLLNSVLITVPTVIGAVALSCMTGFALGVYKFRGNLLLFFMFVAGNFVPFQILMVPVRDLTLDMGLYNTKTGLVLFHIAFQTGFCTLFMRNFIRALPFELIEAARVEGVAEWRIFWFVVLPLMKPAIAALSVLIFTFIWNDYFWAVVLTQGAESQPVTAGITSFNAQYRAAYHLMSAGSIVAALPPVAMFFLMQRHFIAGLTLGAVK, encoded by the coding sequence ATGTTTCCGAAACCCATCCAGAACAGCTCGCGCGCGTGGCAGACAACCTATCAGGCGCTGGTCCCTGCGGCCCTTGTCATGTGGCTGCTGCCGCTGATCGCTGTGGCCATCTTCTCGATCAAACCAGAGGCCGATTTCACCACCGGGAACTACTGGGGGGTGCCCTCCTCCTTTGAGGGGCTCAGCAATTACGGCCGGGTCTTCTTTGGCTCCGACATGCCGCGCTACCTGCTGAACTCTGTCCTGATCACCGTACCGACCGTGATCGGTGCAGTAGCCCTGTCCTGCATGACGGGCTTTGCGCTTGGCGTGTATAAATTCCGCGGCAACCTATTGCTGTTCTTCATGTTTGTTGCTGGCAACTTCGTCCCATTCCAGATCCTGATGGTGCCAGTGCGCGATCTGACGCTGGACATGGGGCTCTACAACACAAAAACCGGCCTTGTTCTGTTCCACATTGCCTTTCAGACCGGGTTTTGCACGCTCTTCATGCGCAACTTCATCCGCGCCCTGCCTTTTGAGCTGATCGAAGCCGCCCGCGTCGAAGGAGTCGCGGAATGGCGGATCTTCTGGTTTGTGGTACTGCCCCTGATGAAACCCGCAATTGCGGCGCTGAGCGTACTGATCTTTACCTTCATCTGGAACGATTATTTCTGGGCGGTTGTCCTGACTCAGGGCGCCGAGAGCCAGCCGGTGACAGCAGGCATCACCTCTTTCAACGCGCAATACCGAGCGGCTTATCATCTGATGAGCGCAGGCAGCATCGTCGCGGCCCTGCCGCCGGTTGCAATGTTCTTCCTGATGCAGCGCCACTTTATCGCCGGTCTGACCCTGGGGGCCGTGAAGTGA